Proteins found in one Neofelis nebulosa isolate mNeoNeb1 chromosome 3, mNeoNeb1.pri, whole genome shotgun sequence genomic segment:
- the JADE1 gene encoding protein Jade-1 isoform X4, protein MAASQLLGHRIPDLSTGEVRAPDMKIENLQRRSAGSAAASHCQPQVFRTDLITAMKLHDSYQLNPDEYYVLADPWRQEWEKGVQVPVSPGTIPQPVARVVSEEKSLMFIRPKKYIVSPGSEPPELGYVDIRTLADSVCRYDLNDMDAAWLELTNEEFKEMGMPELDEYTMERVLEEFEQRCYDNMNHAIETEEGLGIEYDEDVVCDVCQSPDGEDGNEMVFCDKCNICVHQACYGILKVPEGSWLCRTCALGVQPKCLLCPKKGGAMKPTRSGTKWVHVSCALWIPEVSIGSPEKMEPITKVSHIPSSRWALVCSLCNEKFGASIQCSVKNCRTAFHVTCAFDRGLEMKTILAENDEVKFKSYCPKHSSHRKPEESLGEGATQENGASECSPRNPLEPFASLEQNQEEAHRVSVRKQKLQQLEDEFYTFVNLLDVARALRLPEEVVDFLYQYWKLKRKVNFNKPLITPKKDEEDNLAKREQDVLFRRLQLFTHLRQDLERVRNLTYMVTRREKIKRSVCKVQEQIFNLYTKLLEQERVSGVPSSSCSSSSLENMLLFNSPSVGPDAPKIEDLKWHSAFFRKQMGTSLVHSLKKPHKRDPLQNSTGSGGKALLKQPDLCGRREGMVVPESFLNFEKTFAEARLLSAQQKNGVVVPDHGDRRDHRFHCDLSKGDLKDRPCKQSHKPLRSTDMSQRHLDSTRATTSPGGGQSAPGTRKEIVPKCNGSLIRVNYNQTAVKVPTTPASPVKNWGGFRIPKKGERQQQGEAHEGACHQHSDYPYLGLGRVPAKERAKNKLKSDNENDGYVPDVEMSDSESEASEKKCIHASSTINRRTDIIRRSILAS, encoded by the exons GAGATCAGCGGGTTCGGCTGCTGCCAGTCACTGCCAGCCTCAA gtGTTTAGGACAGACCTGATCACCGCTATGAAGTTGCATGACTCCTATCAGCTGAACCCAGATGAGTACTATGTGTTGGCAGATCCCTGGAGACAGGAGTGGGAGAAAGGAGTCCAGGTGCCTGTGAGCCCTGGGACCATCCCTCAGCCTGTGGCCAG GGTCGTGTCTGAAGAGAAATCCCTCATGTTCATCAGGCCCAAGAAATACATTGTCTCACCGGGCTCCGAGCCTCCAGAGTTGGGCTATGTTGATATCCGGACGCTGGCTGACAGTGTGTGTCGTTACGACCTCAACGACATGGATGCTGCATGGCTGGAACTGACCAATGAGGAATTTAAGGAGATGG GAATGCCTGAGTTAGATGAATACACCATGGAGAGGGTCCTGGAGGAATTTGAACAGCGATGCTATGACAATATGAATCATGCCATAGAGACCGAAGAAGGCCTGGGGATTGAATATGATGAAGATGTTGTCTGTGATGTCTGCCAGTCACCTGATGGTGAGGATGGCAATGAGATGGTGTTCTGTGACAAATGCAACATCTGTGTGCACCAG GCCTGTTATGGAATCCTCAAGGTCCCAGAGGGTAGTTGGCTATGCCGGACATGTGCCCTAGGGGTTCAGCCAAAGTGTTTGCTGTGTCCCAAGAAAGGCGGAGCTATGAAGCCTACCCGGAGTGGCACCAAATGGGTCCATGTCAGCTGTGCTCTGTGGATCCCTGAG GTGAGCATTGGCAGCCCCGAGAAGATGGAACCCATCACGAAGGTGTCTCACATCCCCAGCAGTCGGTGGGCGCTGGTGTGTAGCCTCTGCAATGAGAAGTTTGGAGCCTCCATACAG TGCTCTGTGAAGAACTGCCGCACAGCCTTTCACGTGACCTGTGCTTTCGACCGGGGCCTGGAGATGAAGACCATCTTGGCGGAGAATGATGAAGTCAAGTTCAAGTCCTACTGCCCGAAGCACAGCTCACATAGAAAACCCGAGGAGAGCCTTGGTGAGGGGGCCACTCAGGAGAATGGGGCCTCTGAGTGTTCCCCTCGGAATCCGCTGGAGCCTTTTGCCAGCCTTGAGCAGAATCAAGAAGAGGCCCACCGGGTGAGTGTCCGTAAGCAGAAGCTGCAGCAGCTGGAAGATGAGTTCTACACCTTCGTCAACCTGCTGGATGTTGCCAGGGCCCTGCGGCTGCCTGAGGAAGTAGTGGATTTCCTGTACCAGTACTGGAAGTTGAAGAGGAAGGTCAACTTCAACAAGCCCTTGATCACTCCAAAGAAAGATGAAGAGGACAATCTAGCGAAGCGGGAGCAGGATGTCTTGTTTAGGAGGCTGCAGCTGTTCACTCATCTGCGGCAGGACCTGGAGAGG GTTCGGAACCTCACTTACATGGTGACCCGCAGGGAAAAGATTAAGCGATCTGTGTGCAAAGTCCAGGAACAGATATTCAATCTTTACACTAAGCTCTTGGAGCAAGAAAGAGTTTCAG GTGTGCCTTCATCTTCCTGCTCCTCGTCCTCACTGGAAAACATGCTTTTGTTCAACAGTCCTTCTGTGGGCCCTGATGCTCCCAAGATAGAGGACTTGAAGTGGCATTCTGCGTTCTTCAGGAAGCAAATGGGTACTTCCTTGGTTCATTCGCTGAAAAAGCCCCATAAGCGAGATCCATTGCAGAACAGCACTGGGAGTGGAGGCAAAGCCCTGCTGAAGCAGCCAGACCTGTGTGGTAGAAGGGAGGGGATGGTGGTCCCAGAGagctttttgaattttgaaaagacCTTTGCAGAAGCGCGTCTCCTGTCAGCACAACAGAAAAATGGTGTGGTGGTGCCCGACCACGGGGACAGAAGAGACCATCGTTTCCATTGTGATCTCAGTAAGGGAGACTTAAAGGACAGACCTTGTAAACAGAGTCACAAGCCTCTCAGGTCCACAGACATGTCCCAGAGGCATCTGGACAGCACACGAGCTACCACCTCCCCTGGAGGGGGGCAGTCAGCACCCGGCACAAGGAAGGAGATAGTGCCCAAGTGCAACGGCTCCCTAATCAGAGTAAACTATAACCAGACTGCAGTCAAAGTGCCTACAACGCCTGCCAGCCCGGTGAAGAACTGGGGAGGATTCCGGATTCCAAAGAAGGGGGAACGGCAGCAGCAGGGAGAGGCCCATGAGGGGGCCTGCCACCAGCACTCAGACTACCCCTATCTGGGCCTAGGCAGAGTTCCAGCTAAGGAAAGGgccaaaaacaaattaaaatctgACAATGAGAATGACGGGTATGTCCCTGATGTAGAGATGAGTGACTCAGAGAGTGAGGCATCAGAGAAGAAATGTATACACGCCAGCAGCACCATCAACAGGAGGACAGACATTATCAGGAGAAGCATCTTGGCCTCTTGA
- the JADE1 gene encoding protein Jade-1 isoform X1, translated as MASCDRGCLLFPGEIMKRGRLPSSSEDSDDNGSLSTTWSQNSRSQHRRGSCSRHEDRKPSEVFRTDLITAMKLHDSYQLNPDEYYVLADPWRQEWEKGVQVPVSPGTIPQPVARVVSEEKSLMFIRPKKYIVSPGSEPPELGYVDIRTLADSVCRYDLNDMDAAWLELTNEEFKEMGMPELDEYTMERVLEEFEQRCYDNMNHAIETEEGLGIEYDEDVVCDVCQSPDGEDGNEMVFCDKCNICVHQACYGILKVPEGSWLCRTCALGVQPKCLLCPKKGGAMKPTRSGTKWVHVSCALWIPEVSIGSPEKMEPITKVSHIPSSRWALVCSLCNEKFGASIQCSVKNCRTAFHVTCAFDRGLEMKTILAENDEVKFKSYCPKHSSHRKPEESLGEGATQENGASECSPRNPLEPFASLEQNQEEAHRVSVRKQKLQQLEDEFYTFVNLLDVARALRLPEEVVDFLYQYWKLKRKVNFNKPLITPKKDEEDNLAKREQDVLFRRLQLFTHLRQDLERVRNLTYMVTRREKIKRSVCKVQEQIFNLYTKLLEQERVSGVPSSSCSSSSLENMLLFNSPSVGPDAPKIEDLKWHSAFFRKQMGTSLVHSLKKPHKRDPLQNSTGSGGKALLKQPDLCGRREGMVVPESFLNFEKTFAEARLLSAQQKNGVVVPDHGDRRDHRFHCDLSKGDLKDRPCKQSHKPLRSTDMSQRHLDSTRATTSPGGGQSAPGTRKEIVPKCNGSLIRVNYNQTAVKVPTTPASPVKNWGGFRIPKKGERQQQGEAHEGACHQHSDYPYLGLGRVPAKERAKNKLKSDNENDGYVPDVEMSDSESEASEKKCIHASSTINRRTDIIRRSILAS; from the exons gtGTTTAGGACAGACCTGATCACCGCTATGAAGTTGCATGACTCCTATCAGCTGAACCCAGATGAGTACTATGTGTTGGCAGATCCCTGGAGACAGGAGTGGGAGAAAGGAGTCCAGGTGCCTGTGAGCCCTGGGACCATCCCTCAGCCTGTGGCCAG GGTCGTGTCTGAAGAGAAATCCCTCATGTTCATCAGGCCCAAGAAATACATTGTCTCACCGGGCTCCGAGCCTCCAGAGTTGGGCTATGTTGATATCCGGACGCTGGCTGACAGTGTGTGTCGTTACGACCTCAACGACATGGATGCTGCATGGCTGGAACTGACCAATGAGGAATTTAAGGAGATGG GAATGCCTGAGTTAGATGAATACACCATGGAGAGGGTCCTGGAGGAATTTGAACAGCGATGCTATGACAATATGAATCATGCCATAGAGACCGAAGAAGGCCTGGGGATTGAATATGATGAAGATGTTGTCTGTGATGTCTGCCAGTCACCTGATGGTGAGGATGGCAATGAGATGGTGTTCTGTGACAAATGCAACATCTGTGTGCACCAG GCCTGTTATGGAATCCTCAAGGTCCCAGAGGGTAGTTGGCTATGCCGGACATGTGCCCTAGGGGTTCAGCCAAAGTGTTTGCTGTGTCCCAAGAAAGGCGGAGCTATGAAGCCTACCCGGAGTGGCACCAAATGGGTCCATGTCAGCTGTGCTCTGTGGATCCCTGAG GTGAGCATTGGCAGCCCCGAGAAGATGGAACCCATCACGAAGGTGTCTCACATCCCCAGCAGTCGGTGGGCGCTGGTGTGTAGCCTCTGCAATGAGAAGTTTGGAGCCTCCATACAG TGCTCTGTGAAGAACTGCCGCACAGCCTTTCACGTGACCTGTGCTTTCGACCGGGGCCTGGAGATGAAGACCATCTTGGCGGAGAATGATGAAGTCAAGTTCAAGTCCTACTGCCCGAAGCACAGCTCACATAGAAAACCCGAGGAGAGCCTTGGTGAGGGGGCCACTCAGGAGAATGGGGCCTCTGAGTGTTCCCCTCGGAATCCGCTGGAGCCTTTTGCCAGCCTTGAGCAGAATCAAGAAGAGGCCCACCGGGTGAGTGTCCGTAAGCAGAAGCTGCAGCAGCTGGAAGATGAGTTCTACACCTTCGTCAACCTGCTGGATGTTGCCAGGGCCCTGCGGCTGCCTGAGGAAGTAGTGGATTTCCTGTACCAGTACTGGAAGTTGAAGAGGAAGGTCAACTTCAACAAGCCCTTGATCACTCCAAAGAAAGATGAAGAGGACAATCTAGCGAAGCGGGAGCAGGATGTCTTGTTTAGGAGGCTGCAGCTGTTCACTCATCTGCGGCAGGACCTGGAGAGG GTTCGGAACCTCACTTACATGGTGACCCGCAGGGAAAAGATTAAGCGATCTGTGTGCAAAGTCCAGGAACAGATATTCAATCTTTACACTAAGCTCTTGGAGCAAGAAAGAGTTTCAG GTGTGCCTTCATCTTCCTGCTCCTCGTCCTCACTGGAAAACATGCTTTTGTTCAACAGTCCTTCTGTGGGCCCTGATGCTCCCAAGATAGAGGACTTGAAGTGGCATTCTGCGTTCTTCAGGAAGCAAATGGGTACTTCCTTGGTTCATTCGCTGAAAAAGCCCCATAAGCGAGATCCATTGCAGAACAGCACTGGGAGTGGAGGCAAAGCCCTGCTGAAGCAGCCAGACCTGTGTGGTAGAAGGGAGGGGATGGTGGTCCCAGAGagctttttgaattttgaaaagacCTTTGCAGAAGCGCGTCTCCTGTCAGCACAACAGAAAAATGGTGTGGTGGTGCCCGACCACGGGGACAGAAGAGACCATCGTTTCCATTGTGATCTCAGTAAGGGAGACTTAAAGGACAGACCTTGTAAACAGAGTCACAAGCCTCTCAGGTCCACAGACATGTCCCAGAGGCATCTGGACAGCACACGAGCTACCACCTCCCCTGGAGGGGGGCAGTCAGCACCCGGCACAAGGAAGGAGATAGTGCCCAAGTGCAACGGCTCCCTAATCAGAGTAAACTATAACCAGACTGCAGTCAAAGTGCCTACAACGCCTGCCAGCCCGGTGAAGAACTGGGGAGGATTCCGGATTCCAAAGAAGGGGGAACGGCAGCAGCAGGGAGAGGCCCATGAGGGGGCCTGCCACCAGCACTCAGACTACCCCTATCTGGGCCTAGGCAGAGTTCCAGCTAAGGAAAGGgccaaaaacaaattaaaatctgACAATGAGAATGACGGGTATGTCCCTGATGTAGAGATGAGTGACTCAGAGAGTGAGGCATCAGAGAAGAAATGTATACACGCCAGCAGCACCATCAACAGGAGGACAGACATTATCAGGAGAAGCATCTTGGCCTCTTGA
- the JADE1 gene encoding protein Jade-1 isoform X3, whose amino-acid sequence MKRGRLPSSSEDSDDNGSLSTTWSQNSRSQHRRGSCSRHEDRKPSEVFRTDLITAMKLHDSYQLNPDEYYVLADPWRQEWEKGVQVPVSPGTIPQPVARVVSEEKSLMFIRPKKYIVSPGSEPPELGYVDIRTLADSVCRYDLNDMDAAWLELTNEEFKEMGMPELDEYTMERVLEEFEQRCYDNMNHAIETEEGLGIEYDEDVVCDVCQSPDGEDGNEMVFCDKCNICVHQACYGILKVPEGSWLCRTCALGVQPKCLLCPKKGGAMKPTRSGTKWVHVSCALWIPEVSIGSPEKMEPITKVSHIPSSRWALVCSLCNEKFGASIQCSVKNCRTAFHVTCAFDRGLEMKTILAENDEVKFKSYCPKHSSHRKPEESLGEGATQENGASECSPRNPLEPFASLEQNQEEAHRVSVRKQKLQQLEDEFYTFVNLLDVARALRLPEEVVDFLYQYWKLKRKVNFNKPLITPKKDEEDNLAKREQDVLFRRLQLFTHLRQDLERVRNLTYMVTRREKIKRSVCKVQEQIFNLYTKLLEQERVSGVPSSSCSSSSLENMLLFNSPSVGPDAPKIEDLKWHSAFFRKQMGTSLVHSLKKPHKRDPLQNSTGSGGKALLKQPDLCGRREGMVVPESFLNFEKTFAEARLLSAQQKNGVVVPDHGDRRDHRFHCDLSKGDLKDRPCKQSHKPLRSTDMSQRHLDSTRATTSPGGGQSAPGTRKEIVPKCNGSLIRVNYNQTAVKVPTTPASPVKNWGGFRIPKKGERQQQGEAHEGACHQHSDYPYLGLGRVPAKERAKNKLKSDNENDGYVPDVEMSDSESEASEKKCIHASSTINRRTDIIRRSILAS is encoded by the exons gtGTTTAGGACAGACCTGATCACCGCTATGAAGTTGCATGACTCCTATCAGCTGAACCCAGATGAGTACTATGTGTTGGCAGATCCCTGGAGACAGGAGTGGGAGAAAGGAGTCCAGGTGCCTGTGAGCCCTGGGACCATCCCTCAGCCTGTGGCCAG GGTCGTGTCTGAAGAGAAATCCCTCATGTTCATCAGGCCCAAGAAATACATTGTCTCACCGGGCTCCGAGCCTCCAGAGTTGGGCTATGTTGATATCCGGACGCTGGCTGACAGTGTGTGTCGTTACGACCTCAACGACATGGATGCTGCATGGCTGGAACTGACCAATGAGGAATTTAAGGAGATGG GAATGCCTGAGTTAGATGAATACACCATGGAGAGGGTCCTGGAGGAATTTGAACAGCGATGCTATGACAATATGAATCATGCCATAGAGACCGAAGAAGGCCTGGGGATTGAATATGATGAAGATGTTGTCTGTGATGTCTGCCAGTCACCTGATGGTGAGGATGGCAATGAGATGGTGTTCTGTGACAAATGCAACATCTGTGTGCACCAG GCCTGTTATGGAATCCTCAAGGTCCCAGAGGGTAGTTGGCTATGCCGGACATGTGCCCTAGGGGTTCAGCCAAAGTGTTTGCTGTGTCCCAAGAAAGGCGGAGCTATGAAGCCTACCCGGAGTGGCACCAAATGGGTCCATGTCAGCTGTGCTCTGTGGATCCCTGAG GTGAGCATTGGCAGCCCCGAGAAGATGGAACCCATCACGAAGGTGTCTCACATCCCCAGCAGTCGGTGGGCGCTGGTGTGTAGCCTCTGCAATGAGAAGTTTGGAGCCTCCATACAG TGCTCTGTGAAGAACTGCCGCACAGCCTTTCACGTGACCTGTGCTTTCGACCGGGGCCTGGAGATGAAGACCATCTTGGCGGAGAATGATGAAGTCAAGTTCAAGTCCTACTGCCCGAAGCACAGCTCACATAGAAAACCCGAGGAGAGCCTTGGTGAGGGGGCCACTCAGGAGAATGGGGCCTCTGAGTGTTCCCCTCGGAATCCGCTGGAGCCTTTTGCCAGCCTTGAGCAGAATCAAGAAGAGGCCCACCGGGTGAGTGTCCGTAAGCAGAAGCTGCAGCAGCTGGAAGATGAGTTCTACACCTTCGTCAACCTGCTGGATGTTGCCAGGGCCCTGCGGCTGCCTGAGGAAGTAGTGGATTTCCTGTACCAGTACTGGAAGTTGAAGAGGAAGGTCAACTTCAACAAGCCCTTGATCACTCCAAAGAAAGATGAAGAGGACAATCTAGCGAAGCGGGAGCAGGATGTCTTGTTTAGGAGGCTGCAGCTGTTCACTCATCTGCGGCAGGACCTGGAGAGG GTTCGGAACCTCACTTACATGGTGACCCGCAGGGAAAAGATTAAGCGATCTGTGTGCAAAGTCCAGGAACAGATATTCAATCTTTACACTAAGCTCTTGGAGCAAGAAAGAGTTTCAG GTGTGCCTTCATCTTCCTGCTCCTCGTCCTCACTGGAAAACATGCTTTTGTTCAACAGTCCTTCTGTGGGCCCTGATGCTCCCAAGATAGAGGACTTGAAGTGGCATTCTGCGTTCTTCAGGAAGCAAATGGGTACTTCCTTGGTTCATTCGCTGAAAAAGCCCCATAAGCGAGATCCATTGCAGAACAGCACTGGGAGTGGAGGCAAAGCCCTGCTGAAGCAGCCAGACCTGTGTGGTAGAAGGGAGGGGATGGTGGTCCCAGAGagctttttgaattttgaaaagacCTTTGCAGAAGCGCGTCTCCTGTCAGCACAACAGAAAAATGGTGTGGTGGTGCCCGACCACGGGGACAGAAGAGACCATCGTTTCCATTGTGATCTCAGTAAGGGAGACTTAAAGGACAGACCTTGTAAACAGAGTCACAAGCCTCTCAGGTCCACAGACATGTCCCAGAGGCATCTGGACAGCACACGAGCTACCACCTCCCCTGGAGGGGGGCAGTCAGCACCCGGCACAAGGAAGGAGATAGTGCCCAAGTGCAACGGCTCCCTAATCAGAGTAAACTATAACCAGACTGCAGTCAAAGTGCCTACAACGCCTGCCAGCCCGGTGAAGAACTGGGGAGGATTCCGGATTCCAAAGAAGGGGGAACGGCAGCAGCAGGGAGAGGCCCATGAGGGGGCCTGCCACCAGCACTCAGACTACCCCTATCTGGGCCTAGGCAGAGTTCCAGCTAAGGAAAGGgccaaaaacaaattaaaatctgACAATGAGAATGACGGGTATGTCCCTGATGTAGAGATGAGTGACTCAGAGAGTGAGGCATCAGAGAAGAAATGTATACACGCCAGCAGCACCATCAACAGGAGGACAGACATTATCAGGAGAAGCATCTTGGCCTCTTGA
- the JADE1 gene encoding protein Jade-1 isoform X6: MASCDRGCLLFPGEIMKRGRLPSSSEDSDDNGSLSTTWSQNSRSQHRRGSCSRHEDRKPSEVFRTDLITAMKLHDSYQLNPDEYYVLADPWRQEWEKGVQVPVSPGTIPQPVARVVSEEKSLMFIRPKKYIVSPGSEPPELGYVDIRTLADSVCRYDLNDMDAAWLELTNEEFKEMGMPELDEYTMERVLEEFEQRCYDNMNHAIETEEGLGIEYDEDVVCDVCQSPDGEDGNEMVFCDKCNICVHQCSVKNCRTAFHVTCAFDRGLEMKTILAENDEVKFKSYCPKHSSHRKPEESLGEGATQENGASECSPRNPLEPFASLEQNQEEAHRVSVRKQKLQQLEDEFYTFVNLLDVARALRLPEEVVDFLYQYWKLKRKVNFNKPLITPKKDEEDNLAKREQDVLFRRLQLFTHLRQDLERVRNLTYMVTRREKIKRSVCKVQEQIFNLYTKLLEQERVSGVPSSSCSSSSLENMLLFNSPSVGPDAPKIEDLKWHSAFFRKQMGTSLVHSLKKPHKRDPLQNSTGSGGKALLKQPDLCGRREGMVVPESFLNFEKTFAEARLLSAQQKNGVVVPDHGDRRDHRFHCDLSKGDLKDRPCKQSHKPLRSTDMSQRHLDSTRATTSPGGGQSAPGTRKEIVPKCNGSLIRVNYNQTAVKVPTTPASPVKNWGGFRIPKKGERQQQGEAHEGACHQHSDYPYLGLGRVPAKERAKNKLKSDNENDGYVPDVEMSDSESEASEKKCIHASSTINRRTDIIRRSILAS; this comes from the exons gtGTTTAGGACAGACCTGATCACCGCTATGAAGTTGCATGACTCCTATCAGCTGAACCCAGATGAGTACTATGTGTTGGCAGATCCCTGGAGACAGGAGTGGGAGAAAGGAGTCCAGGTGCCTGTGAGCCCTGGGACCATCCCTCAGCCTGTGGCCAG GGTCGTGTCTGAAGAGAAATCCCTCATGTTCATCAGGCCCAAGAAATACATTGTCTCACCGGGCTCCGAGCCTCCAGAGTTGGGCTATGTTGATATCCGGACGCTGGCTGACAGTGTGTGTCGTTACGACCTCAACGACATGGATGCTGCATGGCTGGAACTGACCAATGAGGAATTTAAGGAGATGG GAATGCCTGAGTTAGATGAATACACCATGGAGAGGGTCCTGGAGGAATTTGAACAGCGATGCTATGACAATATGAATCATGCCATAGAGACCGAAGAAGGCCTGGGGATTGAATATGATGAAGATGTTGTCTGTGATGTCTGCCAGTCACCTGATGGTGAGGATGGCAATGAGATGGTGTTCTGTGACAAATGCAACATCTGTGTGCACCAG TGCTCTGTGAAGAACTGCCGCACAGCCTTTCACGTGACCTGTGCTTTCGACCGGGGCCTGGAGATGAAGACCATCTTGGCGGAGAATGATGAAGTCAAGTTCAAGTCCTACTGCCCGAAGCACAGCTCACATAGAAAACCCGAGGAGAGCCTTGGTGAGGGGGCCACTCAGGAGAATGGGGCCTCTGAGTGTTCCCCTCGGAATCCGCTGGAGCCTTTTGCCAGCCTTGAGCAGAATCAAGAAGAGGCCCACCGGGTGAGTGTCCGTAAGCAGAAGCTGCAGCAGCTGGAAGATGAGTTCTACACCTTCGTCAACCTGCTGGATGTTGCCAGGGCCCTGCGGCTGCCTGAGGAAGTAGTGGATTTCCTGTACCAGTACTGGAAGTTGAAGAGGAAGGTCAACTTCAACAAGCCCTTGATCACTCCAAAGAAAGATGAAGAGGACAATCTAGCGAAGCGGGAGCAGGATGTCTTGTTTAGGAGGCTGCAGCTGTTCACTCATCTGCGGCAGGACCTGGAGAGG GTTCGGAACCTCACTTACATGGTGACCCGCAGGGAAAAGATTAAGCGATCTGTGTGCAAAGTCCAGGAACAGATATTCAATCTTTACACTAAGCTCTTGGAGCAAGAAAGAGTTTCAG GTGTGCCTTCATCTTCCTGCTCCTCGTCCTCACTGGAAAACATGCTTTTGTTCAACAGTCCTTCTGTGGGCCCTGATGCTCCCAAGATAGAGGACTTGAAGTGGCATTCTGCGTTCTTCAGGAAGCAAATGGGTACTTCCTTGGTTCATTCGCTGAAAAAGCCCCATAAGCGAGATCCATTGCAGAACAGCACTGGGAGTGGAGGCAAAGCCCTGCTGAAGCAGCCAGACCTGTGTGGTAGAAGGGAGGGGATGGTGGTCCCAGAGagctttttgaattttgaaaagacCTTTGCAGAAGCGCGTCTCCTGTCAGCACAACAGAAAAATGGTGTGGTGGTGCCCGACCACGGGGACAGAAGAGACCATCGTTTCCATTGTGATCTCAGTAAGGGAGACTTAAAGGACAGACCTTGTAAACAGAGTCACAAGCCTCTCAGGTCCACAGACATGTCCCAGAGGCATCTGGACAGCACACGAGCTACCACCTCCCCTGGAGGGGGGCAGTCAGCACCCGGCACAAGGAAGGAGATAGTGCCCAAGTGCAACGGCTCCCTAATCAGAGTAAACTATAACCAGACTGCAGTCAAAGTGCCTACAACGCCTGCCAGCCCGGTGAAGAACTGGGGAGGATTCCGGATTCCAAAGAAGGGGGAACGGCAGCAGCAGGGAGAGGCCCATGAGGGGGCCTGCCACCAGCACTCAGACTACCCCTATCTGGGCCTAGGCAGAGTTCCAGCTAAGGAAAGGgccaaaaacaaattaaaatctgACAATGAGAATGACGGGTATGTCCCTGATGTAGAGATGAGTGACTCAGAGAGTGAGGCATCAGAGAAGAAATGTATACACGCCAGCAGCACCATCAACAGGAGGACAGACATTATCAGGAGAAGCATCTTGGCCTCTTGA